The genomic stretch TTTTTTGCACAATTTGCCCCTGAAGATGTCGCTCTGTTTTGGCTATATGTTGTAAACGCCGTGCTAAAAAACTAGCATCCCAAAAATCAGGAGCCTCCTCCTTCTCCATTAAGGAAAAAAGCGCCCGAGTTTCCTCCTCACAAGCAGAAAGCTGATTATGCAAACCTTCCAATTCAACTTTATGATAAGCTTTCATAAAACTTTGTATTTTAAGAAGTTTACGGTAACGTTTGCCTTTTTGCACTCTCAAGGTCCCCTATTAAGCCAATCTTGAAGCTCTAAACTGAAAAAATGTAAAAGCTCCGGTATTAAGAAATAAAGTAAAAATACCCCCCCTGCGACAACAAAAGGTAATGAAATAAAATAAACCGGAATGGTAGGTGTTAATTTATTCACTAATCCAATCCCAATATTGATCAAAATCGCATAAGTAATAAAAGGTGCGGCAATAGACAGTGTGGTTAAAAATGCTCGTGACAAAACATCACGATAATCAATCAAAGCAGCTTCTGGATTTGGAACAAAAGATGGCGAAATAACATCATAAGAAGCCAAAAGACCACGAATAGTCACCATATGCAAATCACTTGCAAAAAAAAGCATGACAGCCGCTAAAACAAACAAATGGGCAATTTGAGTTTCTGGCATTGAGTCAATCACACTATGGCCAGGTTGACCTGAATATCCTATAGACATAGCAACAATCGTCGCCATAAATTGCAGTGCCCACAGATAGACATGAGCAATAACCCCCAAACTAGCCCCAATAAGCATTTCAGAAAACAAAGCGCGTGTAAGTACTGCAATATTAGGTTTATCACCAA from Bartonella sp. WD16.2 encodes the following:
- the fliR gene encoding flagellar biosynthesis protein FliR, translating into MSLTSLLPVTSLPIDQLVIIAMLVFARVGACLMLMPGISSLRIPMNFRLLLAIAFSFVMLPLVVDFFKEFGDKPNIAVLTRALFSEMLIGASLGVIAHVYLWALQFMATIVAMSIGYSGQPGHSVIDSMPETQIAHLFVLAAVMLFFASDLHMVTIRGLLASYDVISPSFVPNPEAALIDYRDVLSRAFLTTLSIAAPFITYAILINIGIGLVNKLTPTIPVYFISLPFVVAGGVFLLYFLIPELLHFFSLELQDWLNRGP